The Lactobacillus sp. ESL0680 DNA segment TGCCTAGCGCAATTTCTGAGCCAGAAAAATTTGTCTGACCAATTTTAATTTGTTTCATAAGAGTACCTCCTTACGATTAGTATAAGTCTTTTTGAGCCTAAAGCTAATCGAATATTATGTTTGTAGGTGATGTAAATAAAAGGAAACAAATTATTTGTTTTGTGCTTTATTTTTTATAAAATAAGAACTTTATCTTAAAAATAAGCATAAAAATTCATATAACACGAATTATTTGCTGAAATAATGTTGAAATATTACATTAGAAAGTCTACAATTAACGAGAATTGTCAATTGGTGATTTATGAATGGTAAATAATTAACGAAATATTTTAAATGACGTCGAGACTTTATGGCGTTAAGTTTACCGATAATTGTTAATTTGTGGGGTAAAAGAGTGTATAAGAAAAAGGGATTTATTTTTGCAATTGTTGGCACAGCCTGGCTGTTTGATGCGATGGATGTTGGTTTATTGTCGTTTATTATGCCAATTGTGCATAAGGAATGGGCATTGACCAATTCACAAACCGGTTTAATTAGTTCAATTAGTACGATTGGCATGATCTGTGGTGGCTTTTTCTTTGGTTATTTGGCTGATCGAATTGGTCGCAAAGACACATTAATGTTGTCGCTACTAACGTTTTCAATTGGGAATTTTGTATTAGCGTTTGCACAAGGCTTCGATTCATTTTTAATAATTAGGTTCTTCGTTGGGATGGGACTTGGTGGTGAGCTGCCAGTTGCAGCAACCTATGTTTCGGACTTATATAGTGGTGCTAAACGATCACGAATGTTAATTTTAGCTGATAGCTTTTGGGCTTTGGGCTGGCTAGTTGCATCATTTTTGTCATTTGCATTGAATGGTATTTTATCTTGGCGTGGTTTGTTAATAGTAACGGCAATTAGCGCATTTTTTGCAATTGTTGTGCGTAAACACGTACCAGAAATTAAGCAGCCGGCTAAAAAAGAACATCACTTTACCATTAGTAAATTTTTAAACTTTAAAACGATTATGCTGTGGCTAGCTTGGTTCATGGTTATGTTTAGTTACTACGGTATGTTTATGTGGCTCCCGGGAATTATGACAAGTAAAGGTAATAGTGTAGTAGATAGTTTTGGCTATTCAGTTATTATTATCGTTGCACAATTGCCTGGATACTTCACTGCTGCTTGGCTCACTAAAAAAATTAACCTACGTTATATTTTTGCAATATATATGGTAGGAACAGCAATTGGCGCCGTTTTATTTGGTCAAGCACAGACACCGGTTGCAACGGTAATTTGTGGTTGTATCTTGTCCTTCTTTAATTTGGGTGCTTATGGGACGATTATTGCCATCACACCAAGTATCTATGAACCAGCAATTAGAGGAACAATGACTGGATTGGCTGAAGGAATTGGCCGAATTGGTGCAGTAATTGGGCCACTGCTTGTTGGGGTATTAATTGACCAAAAGATTGGAATTAATGCAATTTTTGTTATTTTCATGATTTCGCTGCTCGTTGGAGCTGCGGCAATGCTCTTAATACCTGTCAAAAAGCAAGCAGAAGTTAATGAGGATTAATGATGAACAATTTATTATTACGTGAAAAACTAATTGGCTTTTTAGAAGAAGATCTTGAAAAAGGTGATTACAGTACCCAGTTTTTAACCGGGAAAAAGATCAGCGGTCATTTTGTTGCTAAACAAGATGGCGTTATCTGTGGTCAGCAGGTACCACAAGTTGCTTATGATCTATTGGGTCAGGCAAACTATCATCCACTAGTAACCGATGGTACTTTAGTTAAACAAGGAACGTTAATTGGGGAAGTAACTGGTGATGCAGCAGTTATTTTAAGTGCTGAACGTGTGGTATTAAACCTTATTCAGCGAATGAGCGGCATTGCAACGACAGTTAAAAAGGCTATTCAGCTTTTGAACGACGATTCGATTAGAATTACTGATACCCGTAAGACTGCGCCGGGATTGCGCATGTTTGATAAGTATGCTGTTAGAATTGGTGGTGGAGTTAATCATCGTTTTGGCCTGACTGGTGGTGCCATGCTTAAGGATAATCATGTTGCCTTGATGGGCGGCGTTAAAGAAGCAATTTTAGAATTAAAATCTGTTCAGGGACCGTTAACCCCGATTGAAGTTGAGGTTGAATCAATATCTGAATTAAAGGAAGCAATTGCAGCTAAGCCGACCACAATAATGTTTGATAACCAAACGCCGGCTACAATTAAGGAATGGGTTAAATTGGTACCTTCTGGAATAATTACCGAAATTTCTGGCGGTGTTAATCTGACCAATTTGGCTAGTTATCGCGGATGTGGTTCCGATTATATTTCAATGGGATGCTTGACCAATGATGTGTCCCCTATTGATATCAGTTTTTTAGTCCAAGGTGTCTACAAGTCAGGTGCAATTAAGTAATTTGTTCAACTTTTTCGGGTAATGGTAAAATAATTTTGATTACTAACCTTTGTTTATGAGAAAGAGAACAGAATCTATGAATACTAAGGAAGATTATATTGAAAAGCTGGACTTAGAGCCACACGCTGAAGGTGGCTGGTTTAAGGACATTTCTCATAGTCCAGACAAGTACTTTGCGCCAGAGAGTAACGGCGAACGTTATCGTTACACTTCAATTGTGTTTTTGCTTGATGCTAGCAGTCCATCGCATTTACACAAGCTTAACCACGATGAAATTTGGTTTTATCATGATGGCCAGCCGATTACCATCCATTGTATTAGTGAAAGTGGCAAATACTGGACTGTTAAATTAGGTAAGGACATTAAGAATGGTGAAGTTTTGCAATACAGCGTACCGCAGAATACAATTTTTGGTGCTGAGGTAGAGGGCGGCAAGGGCTTTTGTCTTGTGAGCTGTGTAGTAGCACCAGGCTTTGATTATCATGACTTTATTTTATATAGTCGGCAAGAATTGCTAACGATGTATCCTAAGTTAACTGATGTTATTACGCGAATGACAGTTGATGAAAAATAACGTAAAAAGAGTACTTCTCAAACAGAAGTACTCTTTTAGTTTGTGGAAAATTACAACATAAAAACTTATGAACAATAAATTCACAGTACCTGTGCAAAAAAAATCGTGAGTGAAGAAATAATCGCTAAATTAGCGTCATACTGGTAATAAAAAATAAAGTTATCAACAGAAAATGTGGAAAAGAGTTCAAAATCAGTGTATTACTATTTGTGCTCTGTGCATATTTCAAAAACACTGCTGATTATTTTAATATTTTTTTCAAAATAAATTTATTTTTAATTGGGATGAGCTTATAATGGAGTTTATATTAACAATCTTATCAACAGAAGGGGGAAATTATTATGAATAAAATTGGCATTATTGGCGATGGCCACGTTGGCTGTACAGTTGCTCACCAGCTGATTGTTTCTGGATTGGTAGACGATCTGGTATTAATTG contains these protein-coding regions:
- a CDS encoding MFS transporter — protein: MDVGLLSFIMPIVHKEWALTNSQTGLISSISTIGMICGGFFFGYLADRIGRKDTLMLSLLTFSIGNFVLAFAQGFDSFLIIRFFVGMGLGGELPVAATYVSDLYSGAKRSRMLILADSFWALGWLVASFLSFALNGILSWRGLLIVTAISAFFAIVVRKHVPEIKQPAKKEHHFTISKFLNFKTIMLWLAWFMVMFSYYGMFMWLPGIMTSKGNSVVDSFGYSVIIIVAQLPGYFTAAWLTKKINLRYIFAIYMVGTAIGAVLFGQAQTPVATVICGCILSFFNLGAYGTIIAITPSIYEPAIRGTMTGLAEGIGRIGAVIGPLLVGVLIDQKIGINAIFVIFMISLLVGAAAMLLIPVKKQAEVNED
- the nadC gene encoding carboxylating nicotinate-nucleotide diphosphorylase yields the protein MNNLLLREKLIGFLEEDLEKGDYSTQFLTGKKISGHFVAKQDGVICGQQVPQVAYDLLGQANYHPLVTDGTLVKQGTLIGEVTGDAAVILSAERVVLNLIQRMSGIATTVKKAIQLLNDDSIRITDTRKTAPGLRMFDKYAVRIGGGVNHRFGLTGGAMLKDNHVALMGGVKEAILELKSVQGPLTPIEVEVESISELKEAIAAKPTTIMFDNQTPATIKEWVKLVPSGIITEISGGVNLTNLASYRGCGSDYISMGCLTNDVSPIDISFLVQGVYKSGAIK
- a CDS encoding cupin domain-containing protein gives rise to the protein MNTKEDYIEKLDLEPHAEGGWFKDISHSPDKYFAPESNGERYRYTSIVFLLDASSPSHLHKLNHDEIWFYHDGQPITIHCISESGKYWTVKLGKDIKNGEVLQYSVPQNTIFGAEVEGGKGFCLVSCVVAPGFDYHDFILYSRQELLTMYPKLTDVITRMTVDEK